In Ciconia boyciana chromosome 12, ASM3463844v1, whole genome shotgun sequence, a genomic segment contains:
- the HMGB3 gene encoding high mobility group protein B3: protein MSGRGGCFKRQSPAANQAALVGSQREAEPRRAPRRALRSSSCPHYREQYRVKMAKGDPKKPKGKMSAYAFFVQTCREEHKKKNPEVPVNFAEFSKKCSERWKTMSSKEKAKFDEMAKADKVRYDREMKDYGPAKGGKKKKDPNAPKRPPSGFFLFCSEFRPKIKSTNPGISIGDVAKKLGEMWNNLSDGEKQPYNNKAAKLKEKYEKDVADYKSKGKFDGAKGAATKAARKKVEEEDEEEEEDEEEEDEDDDDE from the exons ATGAGCGGGCGAGGAGGTTGTTTTAAACGGCAGAGCCCCGCAGCCAATCAGGCCGCTCTCGTAGGCAGCCAACGCGAGGCTGAGCCGCGCCGAGCCCCGCGTCGTGCCCTGCGCTCCAGCTCCTGTCCACACTACCGCGAACAATACAG AGTCAAGATGGCTAAAGGTGATCCGAAGAAGCCCAAGGGCAAGATGTCTGCCTATGCCTTCTTTGTGCAGACGTGCCGTGAGgaacataagaaaaagaacCCAGAGGTTCCAGTCAACTTTGCAGAGTTTTCCAAGAAGTGCTCGGAGAGGTGGAAG acCATGTCAAGCAAGGAGAAGGCTAAATTTGATGAAATGGCGAAGGCTGATAAGGTACGATATGATAGAGAAATGAAGGACTACGGACCAGCTAAGGGTGGCAAGAAGAAGAAGGACCCCAATGCCCCAAAACGACCACC GTCTggcttcttcctcttctgttcaGAGTTCCGCCCCAAGATCAAGTCCACAAACCCTGGCATATCCATCGGGGATGTAGCAAAGAAACTGGGCGAAATGTGGAACAACCTCAGTGATGGTGAAAAGCAGCCTTATAATAATAAGGCAGCTAAACTGAAGGAGAAGTACGAGAAG GATGTTGCAGACTACAAGTCTAAAGGAAAGTTTGATGGCGCAAAGGGAGCAGCAACCAAAGCTGCTCGGAAAAAGGTAGAGGAAGAAGacgaagaggaggaggaggatgaagaagaggaggatgaagatgatgatgatgaataA